TTGACGGGGGTCCGCCGCCCGCCCGCCTCGGCCCGGTCGAGCGCATCAGCTGTCCGGCCTGATGAGGCATCTGACCTGGTCGCCCTGCCTGCGGGGTCAATTTGCCTGGTCGATGGGCGAGCCTGGGCGGTCTAGCCCGGTTGGTGGTCTAGCCCGGTTGGTGATCGGGGCAGGTCGGTAGTCGCCTCGAGTGATGGCATTGCCTGTCCGGTATTCGGCCCTGGACACGCTGGTCGGTCTGATCGGACCGACTCTCGGCTGGTTGTGATGGTTGATCGCCTGCCTGGCTGGTCGTCGATCAGCGCAGGCAGGCGGTTCGGCCATGGTCGGATCAGATCAGTCGTCGAGGTCATCTCGGCGGCGGGGCTGCCGTCGCCGAGGTTCTGGTCTGGCCCGCCCGCCTGCCGCGTCGGGCTGGTCGGGCTCCCGAGGCGCGCGTGCGGGCCGCCCCGTACGGGGCTCCTGCCGAGCTGTCCGACTGCCCTGCGGCCTGCCCGCCGCACTCGTCCGGCGGGGTGCCGACGAGCGAGGCTCCCCAGCGGGTCGTTCCCCCGGCTCATCATCGCGCGGCCTGGCCGGGCGGCTCGGTCGCCGGGGCACGCCCGCCTTGTCCGAAGATGCGCGAGCGCCCTTCGGCGCCGCGCCCGCCGCACTCGCGGACCGTCCGGCTGCCCGTGCCTCTGAGGACGGCCGCGGCCTGCCTTCTGCCTTCGACTTCGATCCTGCGGACCGTGCTCCTCCTTCTCGGCGGGACTCGTCGGACCGGTCCGCGCCGGTCCGAGACTTCCTCGTGGGTCGTTTCCGGGCGTCGGCGGTCTTCTTCCTGACCGGGGTGGACTCGTCCTCTGCGTCCAGCAGCGGCTCTCGTTGCAGAAAGTAACGGGCAAGCCCGATCCCCACGGTGAGCACGGTGGTGATTCCCATCACCGGAAAGGCGTCGATCAGTGGCAGTCCCAGGTTCAGGACCATCCCCGCCATGCCGCCGCCGGCGGAGCTCCCCGTCAACCACAGGATCAGCGGGAGTGACACCCCCAGGATCAGGGGCGGCTGGACGATCGGCCCGAACAGGCTCTGCCGCTGAACCAGCGCCACGGCAAGTACGCAGCCGAGCGCGTAGATCACCTGGGAGACGAGCCGGGGCCCGTCAAGGAACAGCACGTCGACGAGGGTGCCGATCAGGGTGGACCCGAGCGCGACCAGGATCGCCATCCACCAGGTGATCCCTCGGGAGTCGCGGAATGCCGATCGCTCGGCCCAAGGGATCTCTGTCGGCTCTTCGTCGGCAGACAGCAGCTGTTCACGGTCGCGGGAGGCGCTCACGGCGTCCACCGTAATCTGTTCACCGTATGGATTCGGTCGGACTGGCGAGTTCACCATCCGGGCAGGTCGGGTGAATGTCGTCCTTGGCCGTTCAGTCCAGATTCATCAGTCGTCTCCATTGGCGCCGATCGGTTCGTGCGACGGCTCGGGCAGCGACTGCCGCTCGGCTGGTATTAAGGCCGCGACCGTCTCGTCTCGCCGGACGGAGGCGAGCCCCGTGGGGCTGGCTGCCGCCTCCTGTAGTGGCTCCGTGGCGGCCCTGAAACCCTCCAGTGCGTCGAGCTCCCTCCTCCGCGCGGACAGGAATCTCTGCAGATGGGTGCTCGACAGATTGACCGCGTCGACGGCGGCACCCGCCGACCGGTGCGCCGCAGCGGCCTGACGTCGGACCTGCTCGACGTCCTCGGCCAAGGCGCGCTCCGTGGCCGAGAACAGTGCGGCGGAGGCCAGCACGCCGAAGCCTGTCGGACCACACAGGAATACCCGGCGGTCGAGCAGCCATCGCAGCAGGTGCGGGTCGGTGTCGAGAGCGGCAACGACGGCCGCGTCGGAGGGGACGAACATGATCGCCCCGTAGATGGCGTCGGCCCAGCGTTGGTATTCCCGTCCTGCCAGTTCGGCGGCGCGGGCGCGAATGTTGCGGGCATGGACGCGCAGTGCGTCGGCCCGCTCCGTCGCGTCGTCGGTCTCGACCGCCTCCACCCAGCAGGCCAGGCTGGTCTTGGCGTCGACCGGGACCTGCCTGCCGTCGCCGACCGAGAGGACGAGGTCGGGCCGTGCCGAGCCGCCGCCCGCCAGGTCGGTCTGGACCGTGAAGTGCAGACCTTCGCGCAGGCCCAGAGCCTTGGCCGTCTCAACGAGCATCTGCTCGCCCAACTCGCCTCGCCCGCTGATCGAGGCGAACGCGACCTCATAACGGCGCAGCGCCGCCTGGTGCTCTGCGGATCTGGTCCGTTCCGCGCCCACCATGTCCATCGCGGCATCGGTGCGCCGCACGCTGTCGGTGTAGAGCCGCCACACCAGGGCGAGAGCGCCCGCGAGAGCCAGCGCGAGCACGATCGCCGCAGTGCTGATCACTACTGCGGACATGTCCAACCTCCTGCCGGTCTCGTCCCGAGTGGACGAAGTCGTCCTGGACCGATCATGGCCCACCCGAGGTGGTGGATGCTCGTGATCGGACTGTCGAACACACGTTCGAGTGGATCTCGGGGGTTGAGAGTGATCTGCGCGCCGACGGCCTCTAGCGTGACGGCATGCGCATCCTCCACACCTCCGACTGGCATCTCGGCCGTACGTTCCACGGTCGAGATCTGCTCGGCGATCAACGGGATGTGTTGGCAGGACTGGCAGAACTGGTGCGGGCGGAAGGAGTCGACGTGGTCGTCATCGCGGGCGATCTCTATGACCGTGCCGTGCCGTCCGGCGAGGCGGTCGGCGTCTGTCACCACGTCCTCGCGGCACTGCGGGACGCGGGCGCCACCATCGTGCTCACTCCGGGAAACCACGACTCGGCTCCCAGACTGGGGGCGTATGCGGACTTCGCCGCGGCAGGCGGGCTGCATCTGCGGACCCGCATCTCCGGGCTGGACGCTCCCGTCGTCCTCGACGACGAGCACGGAGCGGTGGCCTTCTACGGAATTCCCTACCTGGACCCGGACCCGGCCCGGCACAGCATGGAGCTCGACGGGCGGCGCATCGAGGCAGGCCACACCGGCGTCCTCACCGAGGCGATGCGACGGATCACCGCCGATCTCTCGGCTCGTGGTCCCGGAGTGCGATCCGTGGTGCTGGCACACGCATTCGTCACCGGCGGCCAGGGCAGCGAGTCGGAGCGCAAGATCGCGATCGGCGGGGTCGAGCAGGTGCCCGCGTCGGTGTTCGCGGGAATCGACTACGTCGCACTGGGCCATCTACACGGACCGCAGACCCTGCGACCAGAACTCCGCTACTCGGGGAGTCCACTCGCGTACTCGTTCTCCGAGCGGGCACACCGCAAGTCGGTGTGGCTCGTCGACCTCGACGCCGACGGGCTCGGCGAGGTGCGCCGACATGAACTGCCGGTTCCGCGCAGACTCGCGATGCTGACGGGCAGGCTCGACGATCTGCTGGCGGACCCGGAACACGAGGCCCTGGCCGAGTGCTACCTCTCGGTCACCCTGACTGATCGCGTTCGCCCCCTGGAGCCGATGCGACGGCTCCAGGAGCGCTTTCCCCATGCCGTGCACCTGGACTGGCAGCCTGCGGGCGGGCTGGTGAATGCCGGGCTGCACTACTCCGAGGCCGTCCGAGGCAAGAACGATCGGGAGCTCGCCGCCTCCTTCGTCGCCGACTGCCGAGGCGCGCAACCCGACGAGGTCGAGCTGCGGCTGCTCGATGACGCATTCAATTCGGTCGGCGGAGAGCAGGTGCGATCGTGAGGCTTCATCGGTTGGCGATGACGGCGTTCGGCCCGTATCGGGGCACGGTGCACGTCGACTTCGATGCGTTGAGCGCGGACGGCCTGTTCCTCCTGCACGGCGAGACCGGCGCAGGAAAGACGACGCTGCTCGACGGCGTCGCCTACGCGTTGTTCGGGCAGGTTCCCGGTGCGAGAGGCCAGGTACGCAGGCTGCGATGTGATCATGCTGCGGACACCGTCGCGACCAGAGTGGAACTGGAGCTCACTATCCAGGGACATCGCATCAGAATCGTTCGCAGTCCCGAGTTCGAGCGACCTAAGAAGCGCGGCTCCGGCACGACCACAGTGCAGGCGAAGGTGTCGCTTGGCTGGCTCGGCAGCGTGCCCGTCGGCTACCCCCCGGACGGTCTGAGCCGGATCGACGAGGTGGCCAGGACGGTCGGCAGGCTGATCGGGATGACCTACACCCAGTTCTTCCAGGTCGTCCTCCTCCCGCAGGGCGAGTTCGCCCAGTTCCTGCGAGCTGAGACCGAGGATCGCGAGAAGCTGCTGGAACAGCTCTTCGGCACTCAGCGATTCGCCGACACCGAGCGCTGGTTCCGCGAACGGCGCACGGCGCGACACCAGGACGTGCAGACGGCACGCCGAGGGGTGGAGCAGTTCGTCGCCCGGATAGCTCAGGCGGCGGGAACGGAGCCGCCGCAGGACGACGAGCCGGTGGCTGCGTGGGTGGACGCGGTGCGGGGGCGAGTCGTCGAAGAACGGAATGAGGCAGGAGAGTCGGAACGGCTCGCCGCCGACCGACGGCGACGTGCGGAACAGGCGGCCGTCGACGGGGCGCGCCAGGCTGCCGCTGCCGCTCGTCGACGAGAACTCCTCGCCCGGCTGGACGAACTCGCCGAGCGGCACGACGAGCGGGTGGCGTGGGCTGAGGAGCTCGCCGATGCTCGCCGGGCCGCACCGGTCGCCGCCGAGGAGCAGGA
The Actinoalloteichus fjordicus DNA segment above includes these coding regions:
- a CDS encoding DUF6542 domain-containing protein translates to MSASRDREQLLSADEEPTEIPWAERSAFRDSRGITWWMAILVALGSTLIGTLVDVLFLDGPRLVSQVIYALGCVLAVALVQRQSLFGPIVQPPLILGVSLPLILWLTGSSAGGGMAGMVLNLGLPLIDAFPVMGITTVLTVGIGLARYFLQREPLLDAEDESTPVRKKTADARKRPTRKSRTGADRSDESRREGGARSAGSKSKAEGRPRPSSEARAAGRSASAAGAAPKGARASSDKAGVPRRPSRPARPRDDEPGERPAGEPRSSAPRRTSAAGRPQGSRTARQEPRTGRPARAPREPDQPDAAGGRARPEPRRRQPRRRDDLDD
- the rmuC gene encoding DNA recombination protein RmuC; amino-acid sequence: MSAVVISTAAIVLALALAGALALVWRLYTDSVRRTDAAMDMVGAERTRSAEHQAALRRYEVAFASISGRGELGEQMLVETAKALGLREGLHFTVQTDLAGGGSARPDLVLSVGDGRQVPVDAKTSLACWVEAVETDDATERADALRVHARNIRARAAELAGREYQRWADAIYGAIMFVPSDAAVVAALDTDPHLLRWLLDRRVFLCGPTGFGVLASAALFSATERALAEDVEQVRRQAAAAHRSAGAAVDAVNLSSTHLQRFLSARRRELDALEGFRAATEPLQEAAASPTGLASVRRDETVAALIPAERQSLPEPSHEPIGANGDD
- a CDS encoding exonuclease SbcCD subunit D, whose product is MRILHTSDWHLGRTFHGRDLLGDQRDVLAGLAELVRAEGVDVVVIAGDLYDRAVPSGEAVGVCHHVLAALRDAGATIVLTPGNHDSAPRLGAYADFAAAGGLHLRTRISGLDAPVVLDDEHGAVAFYGIPYLDPDPARHSMELDGRRIEAGHTGVLTEAMRRITADLSARGPGVRSVVLAHAFVTGGQGSESERKIAIGGVEQVPASVFAGIDYVALGHLHGPQTLRPELRYSGSPLAYSFSERAHRKSVWLVDLDADGLGEVRRHELPVPRRLAMLTGRLDDLLADPEHEALAECYLSVTLTDRVRPLEPMRRLQERFPHAVHLDWQPAGGLVNAGLHYSEAVRGKNDRELAASFVADCRGAQPDEVELRLLDDAFNSVGGEQVRS